The DNA region CGGAAACAGTGAAGTTTCACAGGATGGGTGCTGCACATGGCTCACCAGAGCCCCTCTTTATTATAGAGCCCCTTCTCGAGCCTCCCCAGCCTCTGGGCGCTCGGCCTGGCCCTGCCCGGGGCAGAAGCGTTCCAGGAATTCCAGGTAGGCTTTCTTCTGCGCCGCAGCCGCGGGAATGAAGTGCCCGCCGGGGTGCGAGAGCACCACGGGCTCCACGAAGCACTGCgccagctccctgctcagggccgCTGCGATCACGGCGTCCGTGTCGCCCACGACATGCAGCGAGGGCAGGGCGATGGGCTCCCGGTAGAAGTGTCCGTGTGCCGGGGCGCGGCTGGCGAACGCGGCCACCAGCACGGCGAAGGCCACCGGGAAGCGCGGGTCGCCGCGGGCCCGCAGCGCGCACACCATGGCGGCCAGCGCTGCGCCCTGGCTGAAGCCCAGCAGCCCGTCGAAGGGCCCGTGCTCCGCCAGCGCCGCCGCCACGGCCGACAGAGACTCCTCCAGCCCCGCCGGAGCCGCGGCCGCTTCGCCCGCCTCGAACGTGCCGGGCCCGGAGAACCACCAGCCGCGGGGGGGGTCATCCCCATCGGGGTCGTCCTCAGCGCTGGCGGGCAGGCGGTGCGGAGCGTCGATGGGCACCAGCTCGGCGCGGCCGCGCAGGGCCTTGCGGAGCGCGCCGGTGCGCTGGCGGAGGCGGCGGGCGCTCTGCCGGTACCCGTGCAGCGCCAGCAGCCGCAGCGGCCGCGCCTCCGCCATGGCCGCGCCTCGCCACCGCCACTTCCGCCTTCCCGCCGAAACGCCGCGCGCTGATTGGCTGGACAGACGAGAGCGAGCGGAGCGCCTCCGCGGACGTGacggcgccccctggcggcgggAGGTCACCGGTGGGTGTGAGGACGGGGCAGCCCCGGTGCGGCGGGCGGGACGCGACCCCCGGTGCGACCCGGGCAGGGGCGGCAGCACGGCCCGGTCCGGCAAGCGGCAACTCCCCGCTGACAGCCGGGGTCGGTCCTTGCGGGCAGTGGTGTTGTCGAGTTACGGGGTGTGACCCCATCCGTTGCAGCAAAGAGGGTCCCGGTGGTGCTCACATCAGCGGTGCCCCCGCCGCTGCCCTCGCCAGGTACCGGAGCGCGGCAGCTGCGGGCGACACTCACGGGGCTGCGAGGTCCCCGGTGCTCGGCTGCTCCCCACCCTcaggcggggcggggggcgTCGGTGGCttcccctgcagggacagggagggtcAGGGATGTCCCAGCCCCGGCCGGAGCTGCCATGAGCCGGTCCGTGCCCAGCGCGCAGCATCCCCGGGGGGAACCCCCCCATTCTCGGGGATCCGCGGGGCTCGGCAGGCGCCCACCCCGACACGGCTGCGGGGACCCGCGTGTCCCTcccccgggccgggctggcACTGGCCCCGTTACTGCTCGATGGCAACGACACCACGGGGTGGCGCTTTCGGTACGTGACACCGAGAGGCACCGGGTGCTCAGTCCGTCCCGGTGCTCTCACCGGCCCGAGGGACCGAGCGGgaccccggtgtccccccgcTGCCCACCTGTGCCGGCCGGGCGCGGCGCGGGGGCTGGGTGCCACCGTGGTTCACCGTCCACGGCCCCAGGGACTGGCTGGCATAGAAGTCCATGGGATAAGGCTGCTGCCACTCGATGTCCTGGAGAGccactgcagcctgtggagagGACAGGGGATGAGTCCCTGAGTGGTGCCTGCACAGGGGGAGCTGGTGTGCCAGCATCCAGCTTGGTGTGCTGAGAAGGGCACTGCTAGGGCACTGGGAATCCCACTGGCTTCACAAAATATTGGATATCCCAGCAGCGTGCCTGGACTGTGTACAGAGCACAGGTGCAGAGAGGAGGGGGCACTGTCTGGGTGCAGGGACATCCCCTGGTGCATCACCCCAAGCCAGGACTGTCCCCACAAAGCAGAGAGGGGTGCTCACCTCATAGGGTGTCAGCAGTGGCTTGCTGAAGGCTTCTCCCCAGTCGATGGAGAGCCGGGGACAGGCTACCTGCACCCACCTGGAAGGAAATGTCACAGTGGGGATGAGCATTTTAGGAAGAACAAGGCACAGTGAAACCCCTGAGCAGAACCCCAGAATGTCCTCACTGTGCCAGCACCaccctggtaaggacagccatGTCCCTTCCCTGCAGGACAGAAGTGTCAGGGACAGCTTCAAGCAGGAATtgcacagggatggggcaccctggggctggagggggtCAGCAGCACTCACACATCCACCTCTGGGAAGAGCTTTAACTTGCTGGGGAAGATctcagacagcagcaccctcacaTAGGGCCGGCCCAAGGCACGGAGACGTGACTCcaggtgctgcaggggaaaaagGCACCTGGCAGGGTTAGGGTCTCCCAGCAAGCCCCCCaagccctgcccacagccccttCCTGGCCATCAGACCCTCTGTgggtcccagctctgccctaCGTGTCCCTTTGGCAGACACAGGCCAGACTGTGGCCATGGCTCCGGCTTGtgcccagctctccccagcACGTGCCTCAGCCTAATGAAGTAATTACTGCTCAATGACAACAATCTGTTCTCGTTAgcggctgcctgccctgggacacCCGCCTGTCAcgggctggctgcagccagggcttgcaggaggaggaggagaggggccAGAGATGTCCTTGTCCTCCCGAGGTGGCACTAATcaccccctgcccagccagccctggccatgccTGCAGTGCAAGAGCAGCTGGGACCTTGCTGCCCTGCCTCAAATCTCACCTGTGGCCACCCCAGCATTTCTGGGTGTGAGCAGGGCCACCATGCTCAGAGGGCAGAACTCTGCTGTCCTGCTCACCTCTCCCAGCCGGGTGCAGAAAGCGCCAGCCCggcagctgagcagggaggctgAACCTGATCGGAAGTTCATCCAATTAAAACAAACCCAGCCAATTAATTGCCGAGCTGTCTGGGCGAGGGGGGGTTCTCCAAGACTGGCCAGCTCTCCCCAGGAATGGGTTTAATGAGCCCTTGTCCAGCCTCCCTCATCTGCTGCTAATTGCCCACGCAGGCCGGGGCCAGTGGCCACGGATGGGTTGCCAGCGGTGCCACATCCACCCTGGCAGCGATGGTCCCGCCCTTCCCCACAcccaacagcagctcctggtgcctgGTGGGGACATTGGGCAGTGGGGCTGGTACCTGCAGGATGCTGGGAGAGCCCTGACGTCCCAGCGTGCCCAGGATGAGCCCCCAGCAGcgggcagagctggcagtgaggATGGCGTCCTGCCGGGCGCGGTGCATGCGCTCGTGGCTGTAGTGCTCCTGCGAGAACACTTTGCTGTAGGGATCGTACCTGCAAAGCACGGCCAGGCTCACACGGGCTCCATCACCTGGCCCTCCTCCCAGCCATGCCTGTCCCTCATTAGCACTAATTGCCTCCCACAGCATCTGTCCTCCTGGCTGATGTAGGACCCAGCCGGCTTGTTAGGGGACAAGGATAGGGATAGGGACAAGTGTCCCACCACAGCACCCCAACGCCCAGCACAGCCTCGGCTCCGTGCTCAGCTTCACACTCAGCTCCCCCCCATCCTGGCTCATCAATTATGAAGAATTCTTTGATTTGTTGCTTTGTTTGACGAGGAGAATTTTAATCAAATCCCACTCGGGTTTCGGCAGCTTCACCAGCGCCATAAACCTGACGTGCGCCTCCCGTTTGTAACAAACGACCTACTAGGAAATTCAGATTCCTCCAAATGGGCCCAGCCTTTCACTCCTGATATTTCATCTGCTTTCAGCGGCCTCATCATCGCGCTTTATggcctctgcctgcagcagccgGGCTTTAATGGCTGCACCTCCACGAGCTTTCACAGGTACTTGTCAAAATGTTTATATTCAGCCGGAGTAAATGGCTGGTGTTCATCTCCCCCAAGCACCTCCTCACCCACCCCGTGGCCTCTCACCTACCCATGCCTGCTGCTGGGGGGCACATGGGGACAGATGGGGGGGTCCCCACCATGGGATTGGAGGAGGTGCCTGTACCTGTATGCAGGTATCCCTGGGTTGGCGATCATGATGGACTCCAGGTGGAAGCGCCCGTCGCCCAAATACCTGcagagaggggagggagagTTTTGGCACTGGGAAACAGCAGCACCCCTACCATGTGTCCACTGGTTTTCCAAACTGCAGCACAGTGGAGATGCCAGGAATTCAAACTCCTCTGCtgggcagcaggcacagccagggctccctGGCATGGCAGGGTTGGAGAGGCAGCCATGCTCAGAGCAAGGAGGGTGCTCACACCAGCACGGGgcggctgggagctgctccatcTCAATGGCTGGTTCTAGACGTTGCTGCTTCCATTTCTAATCGGATTTCCAGTCAGCAATTACATTTCAAAGCCTTTCATTCAGCTGCCCTAATGGAGTGAGGGCCTGGAAAATGAATTCAGACGTAAAACTTGACTAGATTTTGCCCTTAATTGGAGAATGACATTTTGGGAGATCAAAGCTAAtttgtctgcaaaagttagccCCAGAGACGgtgcaaagaagaaaataataatgcaGGGAGGACGCAGGTAAGGCCGAGTGCACCTGCACGGGTTGGTACCGCACTGCCgttcctgtgccagctgcagggacccACTCTCACCCATGCAGTAccagcctggctgcccctgCTGTCCTTGTAGAGACAGAGAGTGGCTCAGGATGAATCCACAGCTCTCACTGCCCCTGTGTCCAGCAAtgtgcagcccagctccctgcatgGCCGTGCTTGGAAAGGCACTGGTGCTGTTGGCTCCCAGCAGAGTGGGCAAGAAGGAGCTCAGCAAAGCCCAAACCCACACCTGGGCTCCCCAGCTCCCCCCAAGGGTGGGGtccttgtatttatttattctgcaGCACACTGTATTCACAGTACATTAAGCATTTCCATTACCTAAAATAATTAGGTGATAGGAAGCGAAGTGCTCCCTCTAATTTGCTGtccttaaataaaattaatgttgCTGTGATGTTGGGCCCCGGCCATTTGTCTTTTCCAATTATCCACCCGCCCTTCCATCTATTATCTATTCTGATATACGACTCAATTATTTCCTCCGTGCTACAAGCACACGCCACTTAAAGCAGCGTGAGGAGCTGAAGGGggcccatcccagcctgtggATAGCCCTAAAACTGCACAAAACCAGGCAGGGGGTGCAGGAAGGATGGCAAGTcagggccaggcaggagggTGCTACAAGCACACGTCACTTAAAGCAGCGTGAGGAGCTGAAGGGGGCCCATCCTAGCCTGTGGATAGCCCTAAACACCCTCTAAAACTGCACAAAACCAGGCAGGGGGTGCAGGAAGGATGCCAAGTcagggccaggcaggagggTGCTGAAGGATCCCGGGTACTCACACAATGGCATCCGTGTCCTGAGCAAGCCGGGGTGACGTGCAGCCCAGGATCTCTCCTGGGGACAGTGGCTTACACTGGGGCACACACACCTTGTACTGGGAACGCAGCTCCTGTGACACTGCCTGTGGGACATGGaggtcagcagggacaggaaaaacACAAAGGGTGGTTGGGGAtccttggggacaccccaacCCTGGCAGTCCCAGCTGTTGTGGAGGGGAACCAGCCTGCTTGGGGCAGCACCAGGAACGGCCCCGCGCAGCCGGGGATGCTCAGCGAGGCTCGACCAAAGTATCAATTAAAAGACAAGGGAAAAGGCTTAACGCTTGGATAGCCCCGTGTTTTGATAGACACGGCTCAAGAGGCTCATTCATCTCCTCCCCTCCTGGCCAGCCGGCCGTTGAGGGGCAGACAGACAGAGCCGCCGGAGCTCCCCCGGCCGCTGCCGGCACTGCATCAAAATGCCAAGTGCTCCACCGCCTGCCCTGACATTTCCAGAGCAGCTCCCgggggagcaggggaggggtGCCGCCATGAAACATTGATCAGAGTTATTATAAAGTACTTGATCAACGTTCTGGCAGCGCCACATTATTGCAGAGACTCGTCAGAGGGGAACCAGCTCCACCAGCATCCCCCGGGGCAGCCgcggggctgggacagggaagggCTGAGCCGCAGGAAAACTCagggggagacaaaagccaggGATTTGCACCTCACCTGCAACGTGGAGACAAACTGGATGGTGCTGACCAGGGCCAGGGAGGTGCCTGCTGCAAAGTTGAAGCGAATGGTCTCAAGGAAATGGGATGCATCGATCTTTATGTCCACAAACACATAGAGCATCTTCAGCCCCTGGGTGGAGTCGATGGGAACTGGTGacaggaggagacagagtctTGAGTGTGGGGTACACCCAGGGCTCCAGCGAGCCCCAGGGTGTTGCTGCCTGTTGgtggggctccctgtgccccaaactgccctggcacaggcaggctgggctctgccacccctctgcctgtgctggcacccagggcagggggtgcaGATGGGAGCCACAGAGAGCACCCGCTCGTTTCTCTCCAGATAATGGCAGCCTGGGGAATCAATGAACACAAATCTAATTACCCCTGGTGCTAAGAAGCCTTTGTCACCACGATTAAGTGAATAATTAAAGTACACAGAGTCCACATCGATCCACAGCTCCATGTTCACTTCCCATTTTGGTGCTCTTTGCCTGATCACAATTAAGTGCAAATTACTCCCTCCTGCGGGGCacatggggctggcagggagcaggaagCATCGTGTGCCTCACCACTGGCCACCCTGGTGACAGGACCACTGTGGGCAGCTCAAAATGAGCCCAGCATCCTCACAGCAGCCCGAGGGTAACCCAGGGTGCCCTGTGAcccacccagctctgccctgtgacCCACCCAACCCAGAGCGAGCAAGGGAAATGAGGCCATGAGCAGCAGATGGCAGCTGGTGTGGTGACAGTCAGCATGGCAGtgcctgcctgtccctgcagggagcagctaCAGCTGATGTGACTCCCattccctggagcagcctgatGGATACGGCCCCTTCTTCCCCTTCCTGCTGTTCATTCATGAGCAGCAGGCTACAAACCAGGAGTTTTACACTCCCTGTTCCAGTGGTGCCCATAACCCTTCTCCCTTAACAAAGCACCTAGCACCACATATTTATCACCAGGAACGCTCACACCAGCGTGGCTTTCAGGACAGAGTTCTCAACTGGGGAGTCAGTATTTCACACAGAGCCTGATGCAATTCTTCAAACCCATTTATAGGGCCCCATAAACGTCCAGGAGGGCTGCCAGGTGCTGGGAgcgtggcagcagcagggatgcaCACACCTCCTACTCATTATGGCAATTCTGCAGATCCACCTTAAAACCCAGAGCGTCTTATTGTTATTTTTGGGCTGATTCCATCCTGGGTGGACTTCAAAGTTAGCAGCATCTGGGACAGCAGcgcagtttccatggcaactggaTCCAGAGTACTGTCCGCCTGGGGAGCacacagcctcctcctcctcctcccttccccGCCCAGCCTGCACTGTACCCTCAAAGCTGCCTTTCCTGGCCCTGGGGCAAGCAGGACCCCCAGGcccctgctctcctctgccaCCATTCCCTTTGTCATCACTCCTCGGAGGCCAggtggggagcaggagcagcctcatCCCCTGGGCCAGGGGGTCCTGCCAATCCATGGCCTcgctgctctgctctcagggacatggctggagctgtgtgctgctgcagcagctgagcaggatGAGCACGCCCTgctgcaccccaaatcctgcctgtGAGCAGCCACCCAGCCAGCCTGGCCCCATCCAAagccagcagctgaagctggaGAACAGAGAGTCTTTTGGGAAGGGATTAGCCTTTGGCACTAAGTCTC from Zonotrichia albicollis isolate bZonAlb1 chromosome 22, bZonAlb1.hap1, whole genome shotgun sequence includes:
- the OVCA2 gene encoding esterase OVCA2 codes for the protein MAEARPLRLLALHGYRQSARRLRQRTGALRKALRGRAELVPIDAPHRLPASAEDDPDGDDPPRGWWFSGPGTFEAGEAAAAPAGLEESLSAVAAALAEHGPFDGLLGFSQGAALAAMVCALRARGDPRFPVAFAVLVAAFASRAPAHGHFYREPIALPSLHVVGDTDAVIAAALSRELAQCFVEPVVLSHPGGHFIPAAAAQKKAYLEFLERFCPGQGQAERPEAGEAREGAL
- the DPH1 gene encoding 2-(3-amino-3-carboxypropyl)histidine synthase subunit 1 isoform X2, whose translation is MRLFLQQGWESRLESRTAPKAWGLLSTHQPGWVNTPNKAEPEEGAPECEATPPQARTRHVAQQIPEEILGNAELREAALALPPNYNFEIPKTVWRIRQAGARKVALQMPEGLLMFACTIADIIERFTDAEAVVMGDVTYGACCVDDYTARALGADFLVHYGHSCLIPIDSTQGLKMLYVFVDIKIDASHFLETIRFNFAAGTSLALVSTIQFVSTLQAVSQELRSQYKVCVPQCKPLSPGEILGCTSPRLAQDTDAIVYLGDGRFHLESIMIANPGIPAYRYDPYSKVFSQEHYSHERMHRARQDAILTASSARCWGLILGTLGRQGSPSILQHLESRLRALGRPYVRVLLSEIFPSKLKLFPEVDVWVQVACPRLSIDWGEAFSKPLLTPYEAAVALQDIEWQQPYPMDFYASQSLGPWTVNHGGTQPPRRARPAQGKPPTPPAPPEGGEQPSTGDLAAP
- the DPH1 gene encoding 2-(3-amino-3-carboxypropyl)histidine synthase subunit 1 isoform X1; translated protein: MAAPVRAGSAAPVPAKARTRHVAQQIPEEILGNAELREAALALPPNYNFEIPKTVWRIRQAGARKVALQMPEGLLMFACTIADIIERFTDAEAVVMGDVTYGACCVDDYTARALGADFLVHYGHSCLIPIDSTQGLKMLYVFVDIKIDASHFLETIRFNFAAGTSLALVSTIQFVSTLQAVSQELRSQYKVCVPQCKPLSPGEILGCTSPRLAQDTDAIVYLGDGRFHLESIMIANPGIPAYRYDPYSKVFSQEHYSHERMHRARQDAILTASSARCWGLILGTLGRQGSPSILQHLESRLRALGRPYVRVLLSEIFPSKLKLFPEVDVWVQVACPRLSIDWGEAFSKPLLTPYEAAVALQDIEWQQPYPMDFYASQSLGPWTVNHGGTQPPRRARPAQGKPPTPPAPPEGGEQPSTGDLAAP